From one Lycium ferocissimum isolate CSIRO_LF1 chromosome 7, AGI_CSIRO_Lferr_CH_V1, whole genome shotgun sequence genomic stretch:
- the LOC132061878 gene encoding uncharacterized protein LOC132061878 has protein sequence MDGVNGIPPTSGLMNGTNSQNGNATGNASQSSGSSIDYTHPLFLSPADWERVDVIVQSWIMNAVARNLVGVVVFGSNAYAIREDLKERFDRVDGSRTFNLHKEIATLQQGTATVFAYFSRLKTLWNEFEALMPSPCDCEKSKGFDAHVHGQKLFQFLMGLNDFCQQARSQILLLNPLPSLNQAYSMIVGNEGQKAASADVGNLGGNLGMNSLSGGIESIAMYSRNVNHQQMNNNNQRFKKNLDLVCEFCKYKRHSKDRCYKLVGYPSDFKSKKKENERGDVAYHVLGEYVNSVQQQTQQTQTPVFNYGLNTNMAGPSTGNQHNYASETSSNNAETSVNIMQGCTFTKEQYDQIMHMLNQGANAADGNSTNIVNAETVAKLEDPKKVFLPNRDIAQVTHIGFSAISTRSISTNVFHLPQFKYNLLSVSKITKGLGCSVNFFPYFCVFQELFTGRVNEISREEGGLHLLLNHLITVEGENSTNTAKGDSRTQQVGDKDIEL, from the exons ATGGATGGTGTTAATGGAATTCCACCGACGAGTGGATTAATGAATGGTACGAATTCACAAAATGGAAATGCAACTGGAAATGCATCTCAATCGAGTGGCTCATCGATTGATTATACTCATCCACTTTTCTTGAGTCCAGCTGAT TGGGAAAGAGTTGATGTCATTGTCCAATCTTGGATTATGAATGCAGTTGCTAGGAATCTTGTTGGTGTAGTAGTGTTTGGTTCTAATGCGTATGCAATACGGGAGGATCTTAAAGAAAGGTTTGATCGAGTTGATGGCTCAAGAACCTTCAATCTGCATAAAGAGATTGCAACTCTACAACAAGGTACTGCTACTGTTTTTGCATACTTTAGCAGATTAAAAACTTTGTGGAATGAATTTGAGGCCCTAATGCCATCACCTTGTGATTGTGAGAAGTCTAAGGGATttgatgctcatgttcatggacaaaaattatttcaatttttgatGGGACTGAATGATTTTTGTCAACAAGCTAGAAGTCAAATTCTGTTGTTAAACCCTTTACCAAGTCTAAATCAAGCCTATTCAATGATAGTGGGTAATGAGGGGCAAAAGGCTGCATCTGCTGATGTAGGTAATCTTGGTGGGAATCTTGGAATGAATAGTCTATCTGGTGGTATTGAGTCAATTGCTATGTATTCAAGAAATGTGAATCATCAGCAGATGAATAATAACAATCAAAGGTTCAAGAAGAACTTGGACTTAGTCTGTGAGTTCTGTAAATATAAAAGACACAGTAAGGATAGGTGTTACAAATTGGTGGGATATCCTTCTGATTTTAAGtcaaagaagaaggagaatgaAAGAGGAGATGTTGCTTATCATGTCTTGGGAGAATATGTCAATTCAGTACAGCAACAGACTCAACAAACTCAGACTCCTGTCTTCAACTATGGATTAAATACTAATATGGCAGGTCCTAGTACGGGAAATCAGCACAACTATGCAAGTGAAACATCATCCAACAATGCTGAAACCAGTGTCAACATAATGCAAGGGTGTACCTTCACCAAAGAGCAATATGATCAGATCATGCACATGTTGAATCAAGGTGCAAATGCTGCTGATGGTAACTCTACTAACATTGTTAATGCA GAAACAGTTGCAAAACTAGAAGATCCAAAGAAAGTTTTTCTGCCTAATAGGGATATTGCTCAAGTCACTCATATAGGATTTAGTGCTATATCAACTAGAAGTATTAGTACAAATGTGTTCCATTTGCCTCAATTTAAGTACAACTTGTTATCAGTTAGTAAGATAACAAAGGGGTTAGGATGCTCAGTCAACTTCTTTCCTTATTTTTGTGTTTTCCAAGAACTCTTCACTGGAAGGGTGAATGAGATTAGTAGAGAGGAAGGAGGACTGCATCTGTTACTCAATCACTTAATAACTGTAGAAGGAGAAAACTCTACAAACACTGCTAAAGGAGATTCAAGAACTCAACAAGTTGGTGATAAGGACATAGAGCTATGA
- the LOC132063154 gene encoding uncharacterized protein LOC132063154, protein MAFHVACPITCRRICYCSLGLPKGKNEFLEDVVRVEEFLKDPWLLKAREGATIQVKVPKIVVVAQPPQVQLADGDGEEAAAIASAQTKRVALQKKAAAASVVAEDFARRFESGHVEGSVKDVVGEEQGLSNVKVMCRLCFSGENEGGERARKMMSCKCCGKKYHRSCLKAWGQHRDLFHWSSWKCPSCRLCEACRRTGDPNKFMFCKRCDAAYHCYCMQPPHKNVSSGPYLCPKHTRCHSCSSNVPGNGLSVRWFLGYTCCDACGRLFVKGNYCPVCLKVYRDSESTPMVCCDICQRWVHCQCDGISEEKYLQFQVDGNLPYACPTCRGNSYQVRNLEDAVQELWRRRDVADKDLIASLRAGAGLPVEDEIFSISPFSDDEDSAPVVKNEHSRSLKFSLRGLVDKSPKKSKEYGKKSSYKKSGKKKGLTGQNEAHPEAPSGGYSAGDVKNEELQGCGELDSFSSPVGSLTEGICSINQAGVTKHKFIDEVTGNKGKRTVQMKSSKPQRLDGDAVGIQPSMPKTSKGPKLVIHLGSRNKNIAGSPKSDASSCQKEQDLTTSNGSEDLGQLRENENSERNDTAAKLGGGKGHKVDHMDQIKGQIPRGKESHLIKIKKVSSEATHFPAKVGGKSADGSGPNPPLKTFGILGRRSNDGSLITRTGDEVPATRGNKFASVKHAEAGPASCDDLNDEKNYTPSVFNSTRKDPKPLLKLKFKNPYHESQNAWASPGEEDKSLVKGQRSKRKRPPAFGEKTSTRADDNSSQWYEDNTMDEFMDANWILQKLGKDAKGKRVEVHHPSDNSWHRGTVIEVFEGSSVVSVALDDGKKKNLELGKQGIRFVSQKQKR, encoded by the exons ATGGCCTTTCACGTAGCTTGTCCAATTACCTG TCGAAGGATCTGTTACTGTTCGCTTGGGTTACCAAAGGGTAAAAATGAGTTCTTGGAAGATGTGGTTAGGGTTGAGGAGTTTCTCAAGGACCCATGGTTGCTTAAGGCAAGAGAAGGTGCTACAATTCAGGTTAAGGTGCCcaagattgttgttgttgctcagCCCCCACAGGTGCAGCTAGCTGATGGGGATGGAGAGGAGGCGGCTGCTATTGCTTCCGCCCAGACAAAGCGTGTCGCTTTGCAGAAGAAAGCTGCTGCTGCTTCTGTCGTGGCTGAGGATTTCGCTAGACGATTCGAGTCTGGACATGTCGAG GGCTCCGTGAAAGATGTTGTTGGAGAAGAACAGGGTCTATCGAATGTCAAAGTGATGTGTAGGCTATGCTTTAGCGGTGAAAATGAAGGAGGTGAAAGAGCAAGGAAAATGATGTCCTGCAAATGTTGTGGGAAGAAGTATCACCGAAGCTGCCTGAAAGCTTGGGGTCAACATAGAG ATCTCTTTCATTGGAGTTCATGGAAATGTCCCTCATGCCGGCTTTGTGAG GCCTGTCGAAGAACTGGAGATCCGAACAAGTTCATGTTTTGCAAAAGATGTGATGCAGCTTATCACTGTTACTGTATGCAGCCTCCACACAAG AACGTTAGCAGTGGACCTTATTTATGCCCCAAACACACAAGGTGTCACAGCTGTAGTTCTAATGTTCCAGGAAACGGCCTGAGCGTAAG GTGGTTTTTAGGATACACTTGTTGTGATGCTTGTGGAAGATTGTTTGTGAAGGGAAACTACTGTCCTGTTTGTTTGAAG GTTTATAGAGATTCTGAATCAACACCTATGGTTTGCTGTGACATTTGCCAGCGCTGGGTGCACTGCCAATGTGATGGCATCAG TGAGGAAAAATATTTGCAGTTTCAAGTGGATGGAAATTTGCCGTATGCATGTCCAACATGCCGCGGAAATAGTTATCAG GTGAGAAATCTTGAGGATGCTGTTCAGGAGCTTTGGAGGAGGAGAGATGTAGCTGATAAGGATTTAATTGCAAGTTTGAGGGCAGGAGCTGGGTTGCCAGTTGAAGatgaaatattttctatttCACCCTTTTCAGATGATGAAGATAGTGCTCCTGTAGTAAAGAATGAACATAGTCGATCTTTGAAGTTTTCTCTTAGAGGTTTAGTTGACAAATCTCCCAAAAAGAGCAAGGAGTATGGAAAGAAATCTTCTTACAAGAAATCTGGTAAAAAGAAGGGGTTAACTGGGCAAAATGAAGCACATCCAGAAGCCCCATCTGGTGGATATAGTGCTGGTGATGTCAAGAATGAAGAATTGCAGGGTTGTGGGGAACTGGATAGCTTTTCTTCTCCTGTTGGTAGCTTGACAGAAGGCATTTGCTCAATTAATCAGGCAGGGGTCACAAAGCACAAATTTATTGATGAGGTTACTGGAAACAAGGGTAAGAGGACAGTCCAAATGAAAAGTAGTAAGCCTCAGCGTTTGGATGGGGATGCTGTTGGGATTCAACCAAGCATGCCAAAGACCTCTAAGGGACCAAAGCTTGTTATACATTTGGGCTCACGGAATAAAAACATAGCAGGTTCCCCAAAGTCCGATGCTTCAAGCTGTCAGAAAGAGCAAGATTTGACTACTTCAAATG GTAGTGAGGATTTGGGTCAGCTGAGAGAGAATGAGAACTCAGAAAGGAATGACACTGCAGCAAAACTTGGTGGCGGAAAAG GACATAAAGTGGACCATATGGACCAAATAAAGGGTCAAATTCCTAGGGGTAAAGAAAGTCACTTAATAAAGATCAAGAAAGTTAGCTCGGAAGCTACTCACTTCCCTGCCAAAGTTGGTGGAAAATCTGCCGATGGATCTGGACCTAATCCTCCGCTCAAGACTTTCGGTATCTTAGGAAGAAGAAGCAATGACGGTAGTCTTATTACAAGGACTGGAGATGAAGTTCCTGCTACAAGGGGCAACAAATTTGCTTCTGTAAAACATGCCGAAGCTGGGCCCGCTTCTTGTGATGACCTGAATGACGAGAAAAATTACACACCTTCAGTATTTAATTCAACGAGAAAGGATCCAAAACCTCTTCTAAAGCTCAAGTTCAAGAATCCTTATCATGAAAGTCAAAATGCCTGGGCTTCTCCTGGAGAGGAGGATAAAAGCCTGGTTAAGGGCCAGAGGTCTAAAAGAAAGAGACCACCAGCCTTTGGAGAAAAAACATCAACCAGGGCTGATGATAATTCATCACAGTGGTATGAAGACAATACAATGGATGAGTTCATGGATGCTAACTGGATACTGCAGAAGTTGGGAAAAGATGCGAAAGGAAAGAGAGTGGAAGTTCATCATCCGTCTGATAATTCCTG GCATAGAGGGACAGTCATAGAAGTCTTTGAAGGCTCATCAGTAGTGTCTGTTGCCCTTGATGATGGGAAGAAGAAGAACTTGGAACTTGGAAAGCAAGGAATACGTTTTGTATCTCAGAAGCAAAAACGTTGA